A part of Aspergillus oryzae RIB40 DNA, chromosome 7 genomic DNA contains:
- a CDS encoding ankyrin repeat domain-containing protein (predicted protein), whose product MAGRGPSYNPIEEAYALANTNNGNLSNSHPSAVPVSAADTVKSSQPIHAPSPSITPNPSPPTVVESVPSHSTPPGESSLANTALHRAALYGHESVLGVLISAGADASIADSAGLTPLHLAAMEGHARLVTLLLDSPTGSGVNINVTTREGETALHLAVKHHRPEVVQVLLCPTRRHALQVDAQDWLGRTALHLACERNRRDLVEMLVQAGAQLMIRDLEGQTPLHTACLGKNM is encoded by the coding sequence ATGGCCGGCCGGGGGCCTTCCTACAACCCCATCGAGGAAGCATACGCGCTGGCAAACACCAACAATGGCAATCTCTCAAATTCCCATCCCTCAGCGGTCCCTGTCTCTGCTGCAGACACGGTGAAATCCTCCCAGCCAATCCACGCACCCAGCCCTAGTATAACACCGAATCCCAGCCCCCCAACCGTTGTTGAATCTGTTCCGTCACATTCCACACCCCCCGGAGAGTCTTCCCTTGCCAACACTGCCCTTCACCGGGCGGCTCTGTACGGGCACGAGTCTGTCCTGGGGGTGCTGATCAGTGCGGGCGCGGATGCCTCGATCGCCGATAGCGCCGGGCTGACGCCCCTACATCTCGCAGCGATGGAGGGACACGCCCGCCTGGTGACGCTACTGTTGGACTCACCAACCGGCAGCGGCGTAAATATCAACGTGACAACACGGGAGGGTGAAACGGCGCTGCACCTGGCTGTCAAGCATCATCGGCCAGAAGTGGTGCAAGTGTTGCTGTGTCCGACACGCCGCCACGCTCTCCAGGTGGACGCGCAGGACTGGTTGGGCCGTACAGCCTTGCATCTTGCCTGTGAGCGAAATCGGCGTGATCTGGTCGAAATGCTGGTGCAAGCCGGGGCCCAGTTGATGATCCGCGATCTCGAGGGGCAGACGCCCTTGCATACCGCATGTCTCGGCAAGAACATGTag